A genomic segment from Nicotiana sylvestris chromosome 1, ASM39365v2, whole genome shotgun sequence encodes:
- the LOC104210722 gene encoding uncharacterized protein, whose amino-acid sequence MDLGCFDMGCIEKKPMNHTVSTSENSPSASTTATSKLGKTKTTKEGGQSNLVSLNKSASQIRKPPHRKTSPINWFPRKKVDSYLKRKIKMLQEVDGMNSTLDETLGDANPHYCRVLREKIAVREAAQRAVEARKAALVEASWCRILQAARIDCKEAEQLLIKAEKFSAEAFEAATAIGVILYDIPDCSQKHYKIEKSPAKGGGPTTHTVRTSFETAFEVDKQVATALKAALLKLANCPSMNKDEVKELLHRISQNPETDDNHQELSEFSSECESDTASEFESLCSEVTDSETKSVQRKYKKRQACEKFNMPNLVEMMLERLRCLQEDELASLATIVATCGLNAALAEAEKSKPHVSGSAADDKSELSIGEGAVDGYTLDGKTSRTNEELPSLDKFLVKRLTRLEREVLEAKNARSEAAEKSEQTRDKSGNKVVHDSGHDLASILKKPSSKFKKEIEEAKNNSEVLLKSKCKASNSNVHSSEVPDFGSVLVKHSSKLEKEIEEAKRKIGEIEGNNSNRLGTVAIGRKKEHEMEVPRLEDYLVKHMTRLEKEVQEAKNRKNTAEPIANASETTSLVGKENVDQNVNHDTNTDGNPCNGEQPLKPAGTLSIEDENKEAADSLDKILVKPVHRLQRLKMQESSTRSDYVAQRRQRKIEANGATDCESLDKILVKHVSKLEKEKMSLHAKEDNWMNVKKRDTIGKQMENSEGSLDQILVKHKSRLEREKMAAVKQEDDDQIRHSVTRKETRERELQEAWGGLSLGNSMRPHMSRLQRDKAAWQKAEEEERMRTVEEV is encoded by the exons ATGGATTTGGGTTGTTTTGATATGGGTTGCATTGAAAAGAAGCCGATGAATCACACTGTTTCTACTTCGGAGAACAGTCCCTCCGCTTCTACAACGGCTACTTCCAAACTCGGAAAG ACTAAGACAACGAAAGAAGGTGGCCAAtcaaatttagtttctttaaacaAATCTGCATCACAAATTAGAAAGCCCCCTCATCGCAAAACTTCGCCTATAAATTGGTTCCCTCGCAAGAAAGTGGATTCCTATttgaagagaaaaataaaaatgctCCAG GAAGTGGATGGAATGAACTCAACCCTTGACGAGACTTTGGGGGATGCTAATCCCCACTATTGTAGAGTTTTGAGGGAAAAAATTGCAGTAAGAGAAGCTGCTCAAAGAGCTGTAGAAGCTCGTAAGGCTGCACTTGTGGAAGCATCATGGTGCCGAATACTTCAAGCAGCAAG gattgattgtaaagaagcAGAACAACTGCTGATAAaggcagaaaaattttctgcaGAAGCTTTTGAAGCTGCAACAGCTATTGGAGTAATCTTGTATGACATTCCTGATTGCTCACAGAAGCATTACAAAATAGAAAAGTCGCCGGCAAAAGGAGGAGGACCCACCACTCATACAGTTAGAACATCTTTTGAAACTGCATTTGAGGTAGATAAACAAGTAGCAACTGCACTTAAGGCTGCCCTTCTTAAACTTGCTAATTGCCCTTCCATGAACAAAGATGAAGTCAAGGAACTGCTGCACAGAATAAGTCAGAACCCTGAAACAGACGATAATCATCAAGAACTGTCTGAGTTCTCTTCAGAATGTGAATCAGATACAGCTTCTGAATTTGAGAGCCTTTGTTCTGAAGTCACAGATTCAGAGACAAAATCCGTGCAAAGGAAATATAAAAAGAGGCAAGCATGTGAAAAGTTTAATATGCCAAATCTTGTGGAAATGATGCTGGAAAGACTTAGATGTTTGCAAGAAGATGAACTTGCATCTCTTGCCACTATAGTTGCAACGTGTGGGTTGAACGCTGCTCTAGCTGAAGCAGAAAAGAGCAAACCGCATGTTTCAGGGTCCGCTGCTGATGACAAATCAGAATTATCCATTGGAGAAGGAGCAGTTGACGGGTATACTTTGGATGGGAAGACAAGCAGGACAAATGAGGAACTTCCGAGCCTCGATAAGTTTCTGGTGAAGCGGTTAACAAGACTTGAAAGGGAGGTATTAGAAGCCAAAAATGCTAGGAGTGAAGCTGCGGAAAAAAGTGAACAAACGCGAGATAAATCTGGTAATAAAGTGGTTCATGATTCAGGCCATGATCTGGCAAGTATTCTCAAGAAGCCTTCTTCAAAATTTAAAAAGGAAATTGAAGAGGCCAAGAACAACTCCGAAGTGTTGTTAAAAAGCAAGTGTAAAGCTTCAAATAGCAATGTGCATTCATCTGAGGTTCCTGACTTTGGCAGTGTGCTCGTTAAGCACTCCTCTAAGCTTGAGAAAGAGATTGAAGAGGCTAAGAGGAAAATTGGTGAAATAGAGGGCAATAATTCAAACAGATTGGGTACTGTGGCAATTGGTCGAAAAAAGGAACATGAAATGGAAGTTCCTAGACTAGAAGATTATCTGGTGAAACATATGACAAGACTTGAAAAGGAAGTTCAAGAAGCAAAAAATAGGAAAAACACTGCAGAACCGATTGCCAATGCGTCTGAAACTACCTCATTGGTAGGAAAAGAAAATGTTGACCAGAACGTAAATCATGATACCAATACAGATGGAAATCCTTGTAATGGAGAACAACCATTAAAGCCAGCAGGCACATTATCAATCGAAGATGAAAACAAAGAAGCAGCGGATAGTTTGGACAAGATCCTAGTAAAGCCAGTTCATCGTTTGCAAAGGCTTAAAATGCAAGAATCATCCACAAGAAGTGACTACGTTGCACAGAGGCGTCAAAGAAAGATTGAAGCTAATGGTGCAACAGATTGCGAAAGTTTGGATAAGATTTTAGTGAAGCACGTCTCGAAGCTtgaaaaagagaaaatgtctCTTCATGCAAAGGAAGACAATTGGATGAATGTAAAGAAGAGGGACACGATTGGTAAACAAATGGAGAACAGTGAAGGCAGTTTGGATCAGATTTTGGTGAAACACAAGTCTAGACTTGAGAGAGAAAAGATGGCCGCTGTTAAGCAGGAGGATGATGATCAGATAAGACATTCAGTTACTCGGAAAGAGACGAGGGAGAGAGAGTTGCAAGAAGCTTGGGGAGGCTTAAGTCTTGGGAACTCTATGCGTCCTCATATGTCTAGACTTCAGCGGGACAAG GCTGCCTGGCAAAAGGCTGAAGAAGAGGAGAGGATGAGAACTGTGGAGGAAGTATGA